One stretch of Deltaproteobacteria bacterium DNA includes these proteins:
- a CDS encoding aspartate ammonia-lyase, with amino-acid sequence MTKFRIERDSIGERPIPADAYWGINVARAIENFPISERRIHPRVVVAYARIKKVAARVNADAGRLPAKHARAIVRAADEVIGGALRDQFIVDVFQAGAGTSTNMNVNEVLANRALELIGRAKGEYDVISPNDHVNMGQSTNDTYPTAMRLAVLDALDGFFDEADRLAKTFAAKGREFARVVKSGRTHLQDAVPVTLGGEFAAYAEALASSLRHVRRTSADLLELGIGGSAAGTGITTHPGYAREMAAGLAKETSKPFRRAKNLQHAMQSQAPIGRVSGAVRDFAIELGRIANDLRLLSSGPTTGLAEILLPSLQAGSSIMPGKVNPSMLEMVNMVCQHAIGNDTTVAWAVGAGQLELNVMMPVMIENLLESIEILASAMRQMRVLCVDGIAADAKRCEDYAYRSLGLSTALNPHIGYLSAAKVTKQALAQGKTVVQVVRELGLLSDADLARVLDPVAMTRPDPALAPKRRKR; translated from the coding sequence GTGACGAAGTTTCGCATCGAACGCGATTCGATCGGCGAGCGCCCGATTCCCGCGGATGCCTACTGGGGCATCAACGTCGCGCGGGCCATCGAAAACTTTCCGATCAGCGAGCGCCGAATCCATCCGCGAGTCGTTGTCGCATACGCACGCATCAAAAAAGTCGCCGCACGCGTGAATGCGGACGCCGGGCGACTGCCCGCGAAGCACGCCCGGGCCATCGTGCGCGCGGCCGACGAGGTCATCGGCGGCGCATTGCGCGATCAGTTCATCGTCGATGTCTTTCAGGCCGGCGCGGGCACCAGCACGAATATGAACGTGAACGAGGTGTTGGCGAATCGCGCCCTCGAGTTGATCGGTCGCGCCAAAGGGGAGTACGACGTCATCAGCCCCAACGACCACGTCAACATGGGGCAATCGACCAACGACACCTATCCCACCGCCATGCGTCTCGCGGTTCTCGACGCCCTCGACGGATTTTTCGACGAGGCCGATCGCCTCGCGAAGACGTTCGCCGCCAAGGGGCGCGAATTCGCCCGCGTGGTGAAGAGTGGGCGCACGCATCTGCAGGACGCGGTGCCGGTCACGCTCGGCGGGGAATTCGCCGCATATGCCGAGGCGCTCGCGTCGTCGCTGCGGCACGTGCGACGCACCTCCGCCGATCTGCTCGAACTGGGCATCGGCGGCTCCGCCGCGGGGACCGGCATCACCACGCATCCCGGATACGCGCGCGAAATGGCGGCGGGGCTCGCGAAGGAAACGAGCAAGCCGTTCCGACGCGCGAAAAACCTCCAGCACGCGATGCAGTCGCAAGCACCCATCGGCCGCGTATCGGGCGCGGTGCGCGACTTCGCCATCGAGCTTGGCCGCATCGCGAACGACCTGCGCCTGCTGTCCTCCGGTCCGACGACCGGCCTTGCCGAGATCCTTCTGCCGTCGCTGCAGGCGGGCAGTTCGATCATGCCCGGCAAGGTGAATCCGTCGATGCTCGAAATGGTCAACATGGTGTGCCAGCACGCGATCGGCAACGACACGACCGTGGCCTGGGCGGTGGGGGCGGGCCAGCTCGAGCTGAACGTCATGATGCCGGTGATGATCGAGAATCTGCTCGAATCGATCGAGATTCTCGCGTCGGCAATGCGGCAAATGCGCGTGTTGTGCGTGGACGGTATCGCGGCGGACGCGAAGCGCTGCGAGGACTACGCCTACCGCTCGCTAGGGCTCTCGACGGCGCTCAACCCGCACATCGGCTACCTGAGCGCCGCCAAGGTGACCAAGCAGGCGCTCGCCCAGGGCAAGACTGTCGTACAGGTCGTGCGCGAACTCGGCCTGCTCTCCGACGCGGATCTCGCGCGCGTACTCGATCCCGTCGCCATGACGCGGCCCGATCCGGCACTCGCGCCGAAGCGCCGAAAGCGCTGA